The proteins below come from a single Sorghum bicolor cultivar BTx623 chromosome 4, Sorghum_bicolor_NCBIv3, whole genome shotgun sequence genomic window:
- the LOC110434392 gene encoding uncharacterized protein LOC110434392, producing MNPSTKLLLNEMRKLFAQQNAWLDRRFATSIAPMPVPSAMALVATAPAPAPSVATSVVPVPTPSAIDKPFCAAAFPPLSPSAINAIDHSDPSADQKFVQYSLDGNERSPMAATRTPCTIFFELAAPLHLADGDELVIHDGTIAGPIPASLRFLPGLRGVGLQGTSSFTSTLSPSLATTSTQPTPIVISVPLEVGDATPILSSLGAVSLMVSTAVLGKPAVLTLGASKVLDKMWSHLLHTTATVLEVSEAEDEVPSTLPNRPWPPPTDHWLVNCDAELRPLPWPSFKVVERIVVTVHPGRLWKSPWPIQIHQQIRCVLTDLAVLLEVPKHVLRLPLVVFAIPNKQSYTSVPSRLVSEEIQIYTLGTAPLVIDDSSKCYFCTFRLLDSRKDQKTFQMYALLKVPWSPHVGACSSVVLWFRVQQNCSVGLWSDFLESFQLHTWWYVCQMEQSFFTSLIVQGYAFTEMRLGSVNAPIMLQFILPIGENELPSAPFVEFELLGDFELLETWIARGDFVHPSVTAQSELHVLNYITSCCIHGGLVEPVRLLHLPHIELETKFHMTLLTQFSTTIQIWRTPTTLMISSLVFLGYLLDAQSMTLDVYWELLMLDMGLLTCIMGLSVSMVGCALIEEIKQQKYGGHFRCLLLEVTEQKFCVAGGKAKDHWQANQELLQQFLSSGPSCTEVLKIMLCYFELLSSDPGEADSLCRLLRTTAVHLPTFCIITKLFLFRYEALLDCNLTSVLVLGTVSAPTCLFKVSRNAYTTCCIELQPWPPPTILHEDGLYYHINTLVLAENSGLLLGVGKWGLLIPHAYMHKGVFLVDGEHVLVAATFAEIGAPRWAFPVVVWFPNWLCFLLALEATMAVTCIG from the coding sequence ATGAATCCTTCTACCAAGCTTCTCCTCAACGAGATGCGCAAGCTCTTTGCCCAGCAGAACGCGTGGTTAGATCGGCGATTCGCCACGTCGATCGCGCCCATGCCCGTGCCTTCCGCCATGGCTTTGGTCGCGACCGCTCCTGCGCCTGCGCCTTCCGTTGCCACCTCTGTCGTGCCCGTACCTACACCTTCTGCCATTGACAAGCCGTTCTGCGCTGCGGCGTTTCCTCCACTCTCTCCTTCCGCCATCAACGCTATTGACCACAGTGACCCATCCGCCGACCAAAAGTTCGTCCAGTACAGCCTCGACGGCAATGAGCGCTCGCCTATGGCTGCTACGCGAACGCCGTGTACCATCTTCTTCGAGCTGGCCGCGCCGCTGCACCTCGCCGACGGGGACGAGCTCGTCATCCACGATGGCACCATTGCGGGCCCCATCCCAGCAtcgctccgcttccttccgggCCTCCGCGGTGTTGGACTGCAGGGCACCTCGTCATTCACGAGCACCTTATCACCGTCCTTGGCCACGACGTCCACCCAACCCACACCTATCGTCATCTCGGTGCCACTAGAGGTTGGAGATGCGACTCCAATCCTCAGTTCACTCGGGGCTGTATCCTTGATGGTCTCTACAGCAGTCTTGGGCAAGCCAGCCGTCCTCACCTTGGGTGCCTCTAAGGTGCTCGACAAAATGTGGAGCCACCTCTTACATACCACAGCTACAGTGTTGGAGGTGTCTGAGGCGGAGGACGAGGTTCCTAGCACCTTGCCCAAcaggccatggccaccaccTACAGATCATTGGTTGGTGAATTGTGATGCTGAACTACGTCCTCTACCATGGCCGTCGTTCAAGGTGGTCGAGAGGATTGTTGTCACGGTTCACCCTGGCCGACTTTGGAAGTCCCCATGGCCCATACAAATTCACCAACAAATCAGGTGTGTGCTCACTGACCTTGCAGTGCTCCTGGAAGTGCCCAAGCATGTGCTGCGTTTGCCTCTTGTGGTGTTTGCCATTCCAAACAAGCAATCATACACTTCAGTGCCCAGTCGACTAGTGTCTGAAGAAATACAGATTTATACTTTAGGTACAGCTCCTCTTGTTATAGATGACAGTTCCAAGTGTTATTTCTGTACATTCAGGCTACTTGACAGTAGAAAAGATCAGAAAACCTTCCAAATGTATGCACTGTTGAAAGTTCCTTGGTCACCGCATGTTGGTGCATGCAGTTCTGTGGTTTTGTGGTTTCGGGTACAGCAAAACTGTAGTGTGGGTTTATGGTCTGATTTTCTTGAGTCATTTCAGTTACATACTTGGTGGTATGTCTGTCAAATGGAGCAATCTTTCTTTACTTCACTGATTGTTCAAGGATATGCTTTTACTGAGATGCGTCTTGGATCTGTCAATGCACCAATTATGCTGCAATTTATACTACCTATTGGAGAGAATGAGCTGCCAAGTGCACCATTTGTTGAATTTGAGCTGCTGGGTGATTTTGAGCTACTCGAGACATGGATTGCAAGAGGTGATTTTGTGCATCCATCAGTTACTGCTCAGTCTGAACTTCACGTGCTCAATTATATCACTTCCTGTTGCATCCATGGTGGATTGGTTGAACCTGTCCGGCTGTTACACTTGCCACACATTGAATTGGAGAccaaattccatatgacattatTGACTCAGTTCAGTACTACTATACAGATATGGCGAACACCTACAACTCTCATGATAAGCAGTCTAGTATTCTTAGGTTATCTACTTGATGCGCAGTCCATGACATTGGACGTCTACTGGGAACTGTTGATGCTTGATATGGGGCTTCTAACTTGTATAATGGGGCTATCAGTGAGTATGGTGGGTTGTGCACTGATTGAAGAGATCAAACAACAGAAGTATGGTGGCCATTTTCGATGTTTGTTGCTTGAAGTGACAGAACAAAAATTTTGTGTTGCAGGAGGAAAGGCCAAGGATCACTGGCAGGCTAATCAAGAATTATTGCAGCAGTTTTTGTCTTCTGGTCCCAGCTGTACAGAAGTGTTGAAAATTATGCTGTGCTATTTTGAGTTGCTCAGCTCAGATCCTGGAGAGGCTGATAGCTTGTGTCGACTGTTACGTACTACCGCAGTCCACTTGCCTACATTTTGCATAATAACGAAGTTATTCCTGTTCCGATATGAGGCTTTGTTGGACTGCAACCTGACCTCAGTACTTGTGTTGGGCACAGTTTCAGCACCTACTTGTTTATTCAAAGTTAGCAGGAATGCGTACACAACTTGTTGCATTGAGTTGCAGCCATGGCCACCTCCTACAATACTTCATGAAGATGGACTATATTACCATATCAACACATTGGTACTGGCTGAAAATTCAGGACTCCTACTTGGTGTTGGCAAATGGGGCCTGCTTATACCACATGCATACATGCACAAAGGAGTGTTTTTGGTGGACGGTGAACATGTCCTGGTGGCAGCAACATTTGCTGAAATTGGAGCACCACGTTGGGCCTTCCCAGTAGTGGTTTGGTTTCCTAATTGGCTGTGTTTTTTGCTTGCTTTGGAAGCAACCATGGCAGTTACCTGCATTGGTTGA